In Arachis stenosperma cultivar V10309 chromosome 1, arast.V10309.gnm1.PFL2, whole genome shotgun sequence, one DNA window encodes the following:
- the LOC130973689 gene encoding histidine kinase 1-like isoform X1, with amino-acid sequence MATTKFRHVFGRLWGFATSCKKNNSTPIGSRILQRDVEKEEFQYASILCLSKYYSVFVVRLAIMVMLAILIGLLTILTWHFTKIYTTKSLNSLAYDLRYELLQRPILRMWNILNSTSEITMAQVKLSQYVIRSHGNLTTQENQVEQMYEAMRAVTWALFASRKALNSITVKYNNGFVQAFHRDLKDNNTFYIYSDLANYSIGASASSYNSDINYSSLSSQESWNDHDNKSAVWYRQPLDPVTGEKIGKAMQIAPEDSIHIAGLSQVPDGVASWRVVVSKFTDSPLLSAALPVWDASNKSIVAVVGVTTALYSVGQLMKELVELHSGHMYLTSLEGYLLATSTDVPLLTNSTKPPKLKMAVDCENEVIRLGAEYLKKSSGNKFPPSHEVHVANVRLGHDRYYIDSFFLNLKRLPMVGVIIIPRKHILGQEDKRAFKTLVILISASMCIIVIGWVCILILTNGVSKEMKLRAELISQLEARRKAEASSNYKSQFLANMSHELRTPMAAIIGLLDILMSDDCLTNEQCATVTQIRKCSTALLRLLNNILDLSKVESGKLVLEDAEFDLGRELEGLVDMFSVQCMNHSVETVLDLSDDMPKLVRGDSARVVQIFANLINNSIKFTPSGHIILRGWFENPNPCSDNANYLMEEKNLQCAQKTRARQHENHAKKTSKRDNKAILWFEVDDTGCGIDPSKWDSVFESFEQADPSTTRLHGGTGLGLCIVRSLVNKMGGEIKVVKKEGPGTLMRLYLRLDTAGDATEQHCLVDIANNGLVVLLALHGNMGRSITSKWLQKNGVFTMEASEWNGLTQILRELFHTRNSAGINNDFDLHYPIHESLKSKLLSIQEIKNPVFVIAVDIGLLDLSTDIWKEQLNFLHRYVGRAKFIWVLNHDTSNTIKMELRRKGYMMTVNKPLYKAKIVHILEEVVKERNHEMQKKNMDELHESDYTHCDAASSDDSDISESGPCNPVKSEKVEQFHRLSLYRINNCLIGLTDEHSEANNTPKKEELCQNNQNSPKSLSPEQDYFPREAHQGEDSESRGKEEHRIISGSARPVNGKKSLEGLRILLAEDTPVIQRVATIMLEKMGASVVAVGDGQAAVDALNGLLGVEDFRRDSNLNERNTRSSSSQTEILSFPSYDLVLMDCQMPKMDGYEATKAIRKSEVGSGVHIPIVALTAHAMSCDEAKCLEVGMDAYLTKPIDFKLMESTILSLTRRTIF; translated from the exons atggctACTACCAAGTTCAGACATGTCTTTGGTAGATTATGGGGTTTTGCTACTTCTTGTAAGAAAAATAATAGCACCCCAATTGGCTCAAGAATTCTCCAAAGGGATGTGGAAAAGGAAGAATTTCAGTATGCTAGTATCCTGTGCCTATCAAAATACTATAGTGTCTTTGTGGTTCGCCTTGCAATCATG GTTATGCTAGCTATCTTGATTGGTCTTCTTACCATACTAACATGGCATTTCACAAAGATTTATACAACAAAATCTCTTAATAGCTTAGCCTATGACTTGCGTTATGAGCTTCTACAACGCCCAATCTTGAGGATGTGGAACATTTTGaattctacttctgaaattaCAATGGCTCAGGTCAAGCTTTCTCAGTATGTGATTAGAAGCCATGGCAATCTTACCACTCAAGAAAACCAAGTTGAG CAGATGTATGAAGCAATGAGAGCAGTAACATGGGCACTTTTTGCTAGTAGAAAAGCTCTTAACTCAATCACTGTCAAATACAACAATGGTTTTGTTCAAGCATTCCATAGAGACCTTAAAGATAACAACACATTCTACATTTACTCTGATCTTGCCAATTATTCCATTGGTGCAAGTGCAAGTAGCTATAACAGTGACATTAATTATTCATCACTTTCTTCACAAGAATCTTGGAATGATCATGACAACAAGTCTGCTGTATGGTATCGCCAGCCATTGGATCCTGTCACCGGCGAAAAGATTGGAAAAGCAATGCAGATTGCTCCAGAAGACTCAATCCACATAGCAGGCCTATCCCAGGTCCCTGATGGGGTGGCTTCATGGCGTGTTGTCGTGAGCAAGTTCACAGATTCGCCTTTGCTTTCGGCTGCATTGCCTGTTTGGGATGCTTCTAACAAGAGTATTGTGGCTGTGGTGGGAGTAACAACTGCACTTTATAGTGTAGGACAGTTAATGAAGGAGCTTGTTGAGTTGCATAGTGGACATATGTATTTAACTTCTCTAGAAGGTTACTTGCTTGCAACTTCCACTGATGTGCCTCTTCTTACAAATTCAACAAAGCCTCCTAAGCTTAAGATGGCTGTGGATTGTGAAAATGAAGTGATAAGGCTTGGAGCTGAGTATTTGAAGAAAAGTTCTGGTAACAAATTCCCTCCTAGCCATGAGGTTCATGTTGCGAATGTCAGGCTAGGCCACGACAGATATTACATCGATTCGTTCTTCCTAAACTTGAAGAGACTTCCTATG GTTGGTGTAATAATCATTCCAAGAAAGCATATATTAGGACAAGAAGATAAAAGAGCCTTCAAGACTTTGGTGATTCTGATATCTGCATCAATGTGTATTATAGTCATTGGATGGGTTTGCATTTTGATTTTGACAAATGGAGTCTCAAAGGAAATGAAATTAAGAGCAGAACTTATTAGTCAGCTTGAAGCTAGAAGAAAGGCAGAGGCATCAAGCAATTATAAGAGCCAATTTCTTGCAAACATGAG CCATGAATTGAGGACACCTATGGCTGCAATAATTGGGCTACTCGACATTCTTATGTCCGACGACTGTCTAACCAACGAACAGTGTGCAACAGTTACTCAGATAAGAAAATGCTCGACAGCGCTGCTCCGGCTTCTTAATAACATCTTGGATCTCAGCAAG GTGGAATCAGGAAAGCTAGTTCTAGAAGATGCTGAATTCGACTTGGGAAGGGAACTTGAAGGGCTAGTGGATATGTTTTCTGTGCAATGCATGAATCACAGTGTAGAGACTGTCTTAGATCTATCTG ATGATATGCCGAAGCTAGTTCGCGGCGACTCTGCTAGAGTAGTCCAAATTTTTGCAAATTTGAtcaacaactcaattaaattTACTCCTT CTGGTCACATTATTCTGAGAGGATGGTTTGAGAATCCAAATCCCTGCAGTGATAATGCAAATTATCTTATGGAAGAGAAGAATTTACAATGTGCACAAAAGACTAGAGCAAGGCAACATGAGAACCATGCAAAGAAGACTTCTAAGAGGGATAACAAAGCAATCCTATGGTTTGAAGTTGATGACACCGGCTGCG GTATTGATCCAAGTAAATGGGATTCTGTGTTTGAAAGCTTTGAGCAAGCAGATCCATCAACTACTAGACT GCATGGAGGCACTGGCCTTGGTCTTTGCATTGTCAGAAGCTTG GTTAATAAGATGGGTGGAGAAATCAAAGTTGTCAAAAAGGAAGGCCCCGGAACACTGATGAGATTATACCTGCGCCTCGATACGGCCGGGGATGCCACAGAACAACATTGTTTGGTAGATATTGCAAACAATGGCTTAGTG GTATTGCTTGCACTGCACGGCAACATGGGAAGATCAATCACATCTAAATGGCTGCAGAAAAATGGGGTGTTCACAATGGAGGCATCTGAATGGAATGGATTAACACAAATTCTAAGGGAACTCTTCCATACAAGAAATTCAGCAGGAATTAACAATGACTTTGATTTACACTATCCAATACATGAGAGTTTGAAGTCCAAGTTACTTAGCATACAAGAAATCAAAAATCCAGTTTTTGTCATCGCAGTCGACATAGGACTACTCGATTTGAGCACAGATATATGGAAGGAGCAGCTTAACTTTCTTCACAGATATGTGGGGAGAGCGAAATTTATATGGGTTCTAAACCATGACACCTCTAACACCATTAAAATGGAGCTTAGAAGAAAAGGATATATGATGACAGTTAACAAACCACTTTACAAAGCAAAAATTGTTCACATTTTGGAGGAAGTTGTAAAAGAGAGAAATCATGAGATGCAAAAGAAGAACATGGATGAGCTTCATGAGAGTGATTATACTCATTGTGATGCTGCTAGCTCGGACGATTCGGACATATCCGAATCAGGTCCTTGTAATCCTGTTAAAAGTGAGAAGGTTGAGCAGTTTCATAGATTATCACTGTATAGGATTAACAACTGCTTAATAGGATTAACAGATGAACATTCAGAAGCTAATAACACTCCAAAGAAGGAAGAGTTATGTCAAAATAACCAAAACTCTCCAAAATCATTGTCTCCAGAACAAGACTATTTTCCAAGAGAAGCTCATCAAGGTGAAGATTCTGAGAGCAGAGGCAAAGAAGAGCATAGGATCATCAGCGGCTCGGCTAGGCCGGTAAATGGAAAGAAATCTCTTGAAGGGTTAAGGATATTGCTTGCAGAAGACACACCTGTGATTCAAAGAGTTGCAACCATAATGCTTGAGAAGATGGGAGCAAGTGTTGTAGCAGTTGGTGATGGACAAGCAGCAGTGGATGCTTTGAATGGCTTGCTTGGTGTTGAAGATTTTAGAAGAGACTCAAACTTGAATGAAAGGAACACAAGATCATCATCTTCTCAAACTGAAATTCTCAGTTTCCCTTCATATGACTTGGTCCTAATGGATTGTCAG
- the LOC130973689 gene encoding histidine kinase 1-like isoform X2, translating into MATTKFRHVFGRLWGFATSCKKNNSTPIGSRILQRDVEKEEFQYASILCLSKYYSVFVVRLAIMVMLAILIGLLTILTWHFTKIYTTKSLNSLAYDLRYELLQRPILRMWNILNSTSEITMAQVKLSQYVIRSHGNLTTQENQVEMYEAMRAVTWALFASRKALNSITVKYNNGFVQAFHRDLKDNNTFYIYSDLANYSIGASASSYNSDINYSSLSSQESWNDHDNKSAVWYRQPLDPVTGEKIGKAMQIAPEDSIHIAGLSQVPDGVASWRVVVSKFTDSPLLSAALPVWDASNKSIVAVVGVTTALYSVGQLMKELVELHSGHMYLTSLEGYLLATSTDVPLLTNSTKPPKLKMAVDCENEVIRLGAEYLKKSSGNKFPPSHEVHVANVRLGHDRYYIDSFFLNLKRLPMVGVIIIPRKHILGQEDKRAFKTLVILISASMCIIVIGWVCILILTNGVSKEMKLRAELISQLEARRKAEASSNYKSQFLANMSHELRTPMAAIIGLLDILMSDDCLTNEQCATVTQIRKCSTALLRLLNNILDLSKVESGKLVLEDAEFDLGRELEGLVDMFSVQCMNHSVETVLDLSDDMPKLVRGDSARVVQIFANLINNSIKFTPSGHIILRGWFENPNPCSDNANYLMEEKNLQCAQKTRARQHENHAKKTSKRDNKAILWFEVDDTGCGIDPSKWDSVFESFEQADPSTTRLHGGTGLGLCIVRSLVNKMGGEIKVVKKEGPGTLMRLYLRLDTAGDATEQHCLVDIANNGLVVLLALHGNMGRSITSKWLQKNGVFTMEASEWNGLTQILRELFHTRNSAGINNDFDLHYPIHESLKSKLLSIQEIKNPVFVIAVDIGLLDLSTDIWKEQLNFLHRYVGRAKFIWVLNHDTSNTIKMELRRKGYMMTVNKPLYKAKIVHILEEVVKERNHEMQKKNMDELHESDYTHCDAASSDDSDISESGPCNPVKSEKVEQFHRLSLYRINNCLIGLTDEHSEANNTPKKEELCQNNQNSPKSLSPEQDYFPREAHQGEDSESRGKEEHRIISGSARPVNGKKSLEGLRILLAEDTPVIQRVATIMLEKMGASVVAVGDGQAAVDALNGLLGVEDFRRDSNLNERNTRSSSSQTEILSFPSYDLVLMDCQMPKMDGYEATKAIRKSEVGSGVHIPIVALTAHAMSCDEAKCLEVGMDAYLTKPIDFKLMESTILSLTRRTIF; encoded by the exons atggctACTACCAAGTTCAGACATGTCTTTGGTAGATTATGGGGTTTTGCTACTTCTTGTAAGAAAAATAATAGCACCCCAATTGGCTCAAGAATTCTCCAAAGGGATGTGGAAAAGGAAGAATTTCAGTATGCTAGTATCCTGTGCCTATCAAAATACTATAGTGTCTTTGTGGTTCGCCTTGCAATCATG GTTATGCTAGCTATCTTGATTGGTCTTCTTACCATACTAACATGGCATTTCACAAAGATTTATACAACAAAATCTCTTAATAGCTTAGCCTATGACTTGCGTTATGAGCTTCTACAACGCCCAATCTTGAGGATGTGGAACATTTTGaattctacttctgaaattaCAATGGCTCAGGTCAAGCTTTCTCAGTATGTGATTAGAAGCCATGGCAATCTTACCACTCAAGAAAACCAAGTTGAG ATGTATGAAGCAATGAGAGCAGTAACATGGGCACTTTTTGCTAGTAGAAAAGCTCTTAACTCAATCACTGTCAAATACAACAATGGTTTTGTTCAAGCATTCCATAGAGACCTTAAAGATAACAACACATTCTACATTTACTCTGATCTTGCCAATTATTCCATTGGTGCAAGTGCAAGTAGCTATAACAGTGACATTAATTATTCATCACTTTCTTCACAAGAATCTTGGAATGATCATGACAACAAGTCTGCTGTATGGTATCGCCAGCCATTGGATCCTGTCACCGGCGAAAAGATTGGAAAAGCAATGCAGATTGCTCCAGAAGACTCAATCCACATAGCAGGCCTATCCCAGGTCCCTGATGGGGTGGCTTCATGGCGTGTTGTCGTGAGCAAGTTCACAGATTCGCCTTTGCTTTCGGCTGCATTGCCTGTTTGGGATGCTTCTAACAAGAGTATTGTGGCTGTGGTGGGAGTAACAACTGCACTTTATAGTGTAGGACAGTTAATGAAGGAGCTTGTTGAGTTGCATAGTGGACATATGTATTTAACTTCTCTAGAAGGTTACTTGCTTGCAACTTCCACTGATGTGCCTCTTCTTACAAATTCAACAAAGCCTCCTAAGCTTAAGATGGCTGTGGATTGTGAAAATGAAGTGATAAGGCTTGGAGCTGAGTATTTGAAGAAAAGTTCTGGTAACAAATTCCCTCCTAGCCATGAGGTTCATGTTGCGAATGTCAGGCTAGGCCACGACAGATATTACATCGATTCGTTCTTCCTAAACTTGAAGAGACTTCCTATG GTTGGTGTAATAATCATTCCAAGAAAGCATATATTAGGACAAGAAGATAAAAGAGCCTTCAAGACTTTGGTGATTCTGATATCTGCATCAATGTGTATTATAGTCATTGGATGGGTTTGCATTTTGATTTTGACAAATGGAGTCTCAAAGGAAATGAAATTAAGAGCAGAACTTATTAGTCAGCTTGAAGCTAGAAGAAAGGCAGAGGCATCAAGCAATTATAAGAGCCAATTTCTTGCAAACATGAG CCATGAATTGAGGACACCTATGGCTGCAATAATTGGGCTACTCGACATTCTTATGTCCGACGACTGTCTAACCAACGAACAGTGTGCAACAGTTACTCAGATAAGAAAATGCTCGACAGCGCTGCTCCGGCTTCTTAATAACATCTTGGATCTCAGCAAG GTGGAATCAGGAAAGCTAGTTCTAGAAGATGCTGAATTCGACTTGGGAAGGGAACTTGAAGGGCTAGTGGATATGTTTTCTGTGCAATGCATGAATCACAGTGTAGAGACTGTCTTAGATCTATCTG ATGATATGCCGAAGCTAGTTCGCGGCGACTCTGCTAGAGTAGTCCAAATTTTTGCAAATTTGAtcaacaactcaattaaattTACTCCTT CTGGTCACATTATTCTGAGAGGATGGTTTGAGAATCCAAATCCCTGCAGTGATAATGCAAATTATCTTATGGAAGAGAAGAATTTACAATGTGCACAAAAGACTAGAGCAAGGCAACATGAGAACCATGCAAAGAAGACTTCTAAGAGGGATAACAAAGCAATCCTATGGTTTGAAGTTGATGACACCGGCTGCG GTATTGATCCAAGTAAATGGGATTCTGTGTTTGAAAGCTTTGAGCAAGCAGATCCATCAACTACTAGACT GCATGGAGGCACTGGCCTTGGTCTTTGCATTGTCAGAAGCTTG GTTAATAAGATGGGTGGAGAAATCAAAGTTGTCAAAAAGGAAGGCCCCGGAACACTGATGAGATTATACCTGCGCCTCGATACGGCCGGGGATGCCACAGAACAACATTGTTTGGTAGATATTGCAAACAATGGCTTAGTG GTATTGCTTGCACTGCACGGCAACATGGGAAGATCAATCACATCTAAATGGCTGCAGAAAAATGGGGTGTTCACAATGGAGGCATCTGAATGGAATGGATTAACACAAATTCTAAGGGAACTCTTCCATACAAGAAATTCAGCAGGAATTAACAATGACTTTGATTTACACTATCCAATACATGAGAGTTTGAAGTCCAAGTTACTTAGCATACAAGAAATCAAAAATCCAGTTTTTGTCATCGCAGTCGACATAGGACTACTCGATTTGAGCACAGATATATGGAAGGAGCAGCTTAACTTTCTTCACAGATATGTGGGGAGAGCGAAATTTATATGGGTTCTAAACCATGACACCTCTAACACCATTAAAATGGAGCTTAGAAGAAAAGGATATATGATGACAGTTAACAAACCACTTTACAAAGCAAAAATTGTTCACATTTTGGAGGAAGTTGTAAAAGAGAGAAATCATGAGATGCAAAAGAAGAACATGGATGAGCTTCATGAGAGTGATTATACTCATTGTGATGCTGCTAGCTCGGACGATTCGGACATATCCGAATCAGGTCCTTGTAATCCTGTTAAAAGTGAGAAGGTTGAGCAGTTTCATAGATTATCACTGTATAGGATTAACAACTGCTTAATAGGATTAACAGATGAACATTCAGAAGCTAATAACACTCCAAAGAAGGAAGAGTTATGTCAAAATAACCAAAACTCTCCAAAATCATTGTCTCCAGAACAAGACTATTTTCCAAGAGAAGCTCATCAAGGTGAAGATTCTGAGAGCAGAGGCAAAGAAGAGCATAGGATCATCAGCGGCTCGGCTAGGCCGGTAAATGGAAAGAAATCTCTTGAAGGGTTAAGGATATTGCTTGCAGAAGACACACCTGTGATTCAAAGAGTTGCAACCATAATGCTTGAGAAGATGGGAGCAAGTGTTGTAGCAGTTGGTGATGGACAAGCAGCAGTGGATGCTTTGAATGGCTTGCTTGGTGTTGAAGATTTTAGAAGAGACTCAAACTTGAATGAAAGGAACACAAGATCATCATCTTCTCAAACTGAAATTCTCAGTTTCCCTTCATATGACTTGGTCCTAATGGATTGTCAG